One genomic window of Halobellus limi includes the following:
- a CDS encoding AzlC family ABC transporter permease: MFRSRLPAEVRRGVRDVAPLLVGIAPFGLVAGAAAVDAGLTPLQAVGLSLVVFAGASQLAAIDLFGSNAELLVILLTGVVINLRMLMYSASIAPHFRSLRSVWKSICAYILTDQAYALSIARYTDAEAGLDPAERRRYHLAVGGSLWIVWQCCTILGVVVGARVPDSWGLSFAVPLVFLSLLIPAVTSKPKAIAALVGGSVAVAGDVFAVPLDLGLILGGLAGVVAGVLADEWLSTPGDDSEIGGGH; the protein is encoded by the coding sequence GTGTTCCGCTCTCGTCTCCCCGCCGAGGTCCGCCGCGGCGTCCGCGACGTCGCGCCGCTGCTGGTCGGGATCGCCCCGTTCGGCCTCGTCGCGGGCGCGGCCGCCGTCGACGCCGGGCTGACGCCGCTGCAGGCCGTCGGCCTCTCGCTCGTCGTCTTCGCGGGGGCATCGCAACTGGCCGCGATCGACCTCTTCGGCAGCAACGCCGAACTGCTCGTGATCCTCCTCACGGGCGTCGTGATCAACCTCCGGATGCTGATGTACTCCGCGTCGATCGCGCCGCACTTCCGCTCGCTCCGCTCCGTCTGGAAGTCGATCTGCGCGTACATCCTCACCGACCAGGCGTACGCGCTCTCGATCGCGCGCTACACGGACGCGGAGGCCGGACTCGACCCCGCGGAGCGCCGCCGCTACCACCTCGCGGTCGGCGGCTCCCTGTGGATCGTCTGGCAGTGCTGTACGATCCTGGGCGTCGTCGTCGGCGCGCGCGTCCCCGACTCCTGGGGGCTGTCCTTCGCCGTCCCGCTCGTCTTCCTGAGCCTCTTGATCCCCGCGGTCACCTCGAAGCCGAAGGCGATCGCCGCGCTCGTCGGCGGGAGCGTCGCCGTCGCGGGCGACGTGTTCGCCGTGCCGCTGGACCTGGGGCTCATCCTCGGCGGCCTCGCGGGCGTCGTCGCCGGCGTCCTCGCCGACGAGTGGCTCTCGACCCCGGGCGACGACTCGGAGATCGGAGGTGGCCACTGA
- a CDS encoding SIMPL domain-containing protein: MNRRLGIATVAIATLVLLAGCIAPLQTANGDSPSGDAQRTISTSGSGEVSAEADRAVVTVAVTARADSAEEARSTVAAAASEMREALRAAGVDDDAVTTASYGVRPIVEAPRESGEREVTGYEAVHAYRIETTPDAAGTVVDTAVGNGATEVYGVSFTLADETRTELRERALERAMDAARDDADAIASAADLTVTGVQSASTSGGYAPAYEVRETAADSGAGGVPTQFEGGSVTVTANVDVTFTAEE, encoded by the coding sequence ATGAACCGCCGACTCGGTATCGCAACGGTCGCCATCGCGACGCTCGTCCTGCTGGCAGGATGCATCGCCCCGCTGCAGACGGCGAACGGCGATTCTCCATCGGGAGACGCACAGCGGACGATCTCGACGAGCGGGAGCGGCGAGGTGTCCGCAGAGGCCGACCGGGCCGTCGTGACCGTCGCCGTCACCGCCCGCGCCGACAGCGCCGAGGAAGCGCGGTCGACGGTGGCCGCGGCGGCGAGTGAAATGCGCGAGGCGCTCCGGGCGGCCGGCGTCGACGACGACGCGGTGACGACCGCGTCGTACGGCGTCCGCCCGATCGTCGAGGCTCCCCGGGAGAGCGGTGAGCGGGAAGTCACCGGCTACGAGGCCGTCCACGCCTACCGGATCGAGACGACGCCCGACGCCGCGGGCACCGTCGTCGACACCGCCGTCGGCAACGGGGCCACCGAGGTGTACGGCGTGAGCTTCACGCTCGCCGACGAGACGCGGACGGAACTCCGCGAGCGGGCGCTCGAACGGGCGATGGACGCCGCCCGCGACGACGCCGACGCCATCGCGTCGGCCGCCGACCTGACCGTGACCGGCGTCCAGTCCGCCTCGACGAGCGGCGGCTACGCGCCGGCGTACGAGGTGCGCGAGACGGCCGCCGACAGCGGCGCCGGCGGCGTTCCGACGCAGTTCGAGGGCGGGTCGGTGACGGTCACCGCGAACGTCGACGTGACGTTCACCGCCGAGGAGTAG
- a CDS encoding AzlD domain-containing protein has protein sequence MSTEYGPLAVWGVVVALGLATFGIRASFIHLFGRVDDVPDRATNALRFVPPAVFAALVAPAFVAPEGAIAVVGNERLLAGVVAAGVTWYLDDVFATIVAGMATLWLLRFGI, from the coding sequence ATGTCGACCGAGTACGGGCCGCTCGCGGTGTGGGGCGTCGTCGTCGCGCTGGGACTCGCCACGTTCGGCATCCGCGCGTCGTTCATCCACCTGTTCGGCCGCGTCGACGACGTCCCCGACCGGGCGACGAACGCGCTCCGGTTCGTCCCGCCGGCGGTGTTCGCCGCGCTCGTCGCCCCCGCCTTCGTCGCGCCCGAGGGCGCGATCGCCGTCGTCGGCAACGAGCGACTCCTCGCCGGCGTCGTCGCCGCCGGAGTCACCTGGTACCTCGACGACGTCTTCGCGACGATCGTCGCCGGGATGGCGACGCTGTGGCTGCTGCGGTTCGGGATCTGA
- a CDS encoding TIGR00341 family protein produces MRLVQVMVPTGKREAVLGVLDDEDVDYAVSDETSGRDYAAVVSFPLPTAAVEPILDELRGVGIERDAYTVVVQAETVVSERFEALEERYESEEEENGNGDRIAREELVARANDMAPTVRPYVLMTAVSAVVATAGLLLDSPAVVVGSMVIAPLIGPAMAASVGTVVDDSELAVRGIKLQALGGLLSIGAAAVFAVLLRVTNVVPLTAEEVFAIGEVRERLAPDVLSLVIALGAGAAGAVSLASGVSSALVGVMIAAALVPPTAVVGIGIAWGEPQTVIGSAVLVLVNILAINLVALVVLWRMGYRPKLWFREDEARSATIKRIAALAAVLLVLTGLLGAFTYSSYRTADFEADATAAIESELPPDATLLSLDVTYEGFPVQSPQTVVVTVGHPPSSSPPAAGPIRERVTALAPDPIGPFGRGDVRVEIRYVGVDRAGS; encoded by the coding sequence GTGCGACTCGTTCAGGTGATGGTTCCGACCGGAAAGCGGGAAGCGGTTCTCGGCGTTCTCGACGACGAGGACGTCGATTACGCCGTCTCCGACGAGACAAGCGGCCGCGATTACGCTGCCGTCGTATCCTTCCCGCTCCCGACGGCAGCGGTCGAGCCGATCCTGGACGAACTCCGCGGCGTCGGCATCGAGCGGGACGCCTACACCGTCGTCGTCCAGGCGGAGACAGTCGTTTCAGAGCGGTTCGAGGCCCTCGAAGAGCGGTACGAGTCCGAGGAGGAAGAGAACGGCAACGGCGACCGAATCGCCCGCGAGGAGTTGGTGGCGCGGGCGAACGACATGGCTCCGACGGTTCGGCCCTACGTGTTGATGACGGCGGTGAGCGCCGTCGTCGCCACCGCCGGGTTGCTCCTCGACTCGCCCGCGGTCGTCGTCGGATCGATGGTCATCGCGCCGCTCATCGGGCCGGCGATGGCCGCGAGCGTCGGGACCGTCGTCGACGACAGCGAACTCGCCGTCCGCGGGATCAAGCTGCAGGCGCTCGGCGGACTGCTGTCGATCGGCGCCGCCGCGGTGTTCGCGGTGCTGTTGCGAGTGACGAACGTCGTCCCGCTCACCGCCGAGGAGGTGTTCGCCATCGGCGAGGTGAGAGAGCGACTGGCCCCCGACGTCCTCTCGCTGGTGATCGCGCTCGGCGCGGGAGCCGCGGGTGCGGTCTCGCTGGCCTCGGGCGTCTCCTCGGCGCTCGTCGGCGTGATGATCGCCGCCGCGCTCGTTCCGCCGACGGCCGTCGTCGGCATCGGAATCGCGTGGGGCGAACCGCAGACGGTGATCGGATCGGCGGTGCTCGTGCTCGTGAACATCCTCGCGATCAACCTCGTCGCCCTCGTCGTCCTCTGGCGGATGGGCTATCGGCCGAAGCTGTGGTTCCGCGAGGACGAGGCCCGGTCGGCGACGATCAAGCGGATCGCCGCGCTCGCGGCGGTTCTGCTCGTCCTCACGGGGTTGCTCGGCGCGTTCACGTACAGCTCCTACCGGACCGCCGACTTCGAGGCGGACGCGACCGCCGCCATCGAGTCGGAGCTACCGCCGGACGCGACGCTTCTGAGCCTCGACGTGACCTACGAGGGGTTCCCCGTGCAGAGCCCGCAGACGGTCGTCGTGACGGTCGGACACCCGCCGTCGTCGTCGCCGCCCGCCGCCGGTCCGATACGCGAGCGCGTCACCGCCCTGGCTCCCGATCCGATCGGCCCGTTCGGACGGGGCGACGTCCGCGTGGAGATCAGGTACGTCGGCGTCGATCGAGCGGGGAGCTGA
- a CDS encoding ATP-binding protein, whose product MQIKRAFLVSILVVGIVLSAAVFVGFQEYKDTLYEHEQRGVDHAAEHVGSALETQLSSLRRTVSIAATNPEVADHGSAAQRRALSAFVERSEFSGVSVIAANGTMTNIVSNVSEERRDALVGSDFGDRTYHQRAMNGTTYVSDPVAADSGNHIITVSTPIHRDGRIVGTMNAAFHLSEREFFETVATTLEDGQRLELYARDGTPIYTTGPDGSPEFERDVTVQGTGWTVSVQEGPESVQSTIRTVTFVQAGSIAAVLGILAAFGWRLYRLSIAQLSRLLSGFRRLEDGQYGTEIELHGSEEWREVEVGFNRLSEAIAASRAEQMARQRELQRERDRFEALFQGVPEPVVDVEITDESTILRDANEAFETTFGHAVEAVAGEDINDLIVPDDAGAADEAETIDGEAAAGEQITRQVRREARDGVREFLFRSAPIDAEGDVSRQFGVYVDITDRNAYEDRLREQRDNLDTLNQVLRHDIRNDLQLVTAYADLLAELCEQRDGESDGEERAYLEKISDSAAHAVELTETARNMADVMLTDETERRPMRLRTALESELEGIRSEVDALIVTDGTIPDVTVSANEILGSVFRNLLTNAVQHNDEDVPEVRVSATVDEASGVVRVRVADNGPGIPDDRKEQIFGKGEKGLQSGGTGLGLYLVQTLVDTYGGDVWVEDRAGEDDPNGADDAPGGAVFVVELPLAE is encoded by the coding sequence GTGCAGATCAAGCGAGCGTTCCTGGTCTCGATTCTGGTCGTCGGGATCGTCCTCTCGGCGGCGGTGTTCGTCGGGTTTCAGGAGTACAAGGACACGCTCTACGAACACGAACAGCGCGGGGTCGACCACGCGGCGGAGCACGTCGGTTCGGCGCTGGAGACGCAGCTCTCGTCGCTGAGGCGCACGGTTTCGATCGCGGCCACGAACCCGGAGGTGGCCGATCACGGGAGCGCGGCGCAGCGGCGGGCGCTTTCGGCGTTCGTCGAGCGGTCCGAGTTCTCGGGCGTCTCCGTGATCGCCGCGAACGGCACGATGACGAACATCGTCTCGAACGTCTCCGAGGAGCGCCGGGACGCGCTCGTCGGCTCCGACTTCGGCGACCGAACCTACCACCAGCGAGCGATGAACGGCACGACGTACGTCAGCGACCCCGTGGCGGCGGACTCCGGAAACCACATCATCACGGTGAGCACGCCGATCCACCGCGACGGGCGAATCGTCGGCACGATGAACGCCGCGTTTCACCTCTCCGAACGGGAGTTCTTCGAGACCGTCGCCACCACCCTCGAAGACGGGCAACGACTGGAGCTGTACGCGCGCGACGGAACGCCCATCTACACGACTGGCCCCGACGGCTCGCCCGAATTCGAACGCGACGTCACGGTTCAGGGGACCGGGTGGACGGTCAGCGTCCAGGAGGGGCCGGAGTCGGTGCAGTCGACGATTCGGACCGTGACGTTCGTCCAGGCCGGATCGATCGCCGCCGTGTTGGGGATTCTCGCCGCGTTCGGTTGGCGGCTCTACCGACTGAGCATCGCCCAACTCTCCCGTCTGCTCTCTGGCTTTCGCAGGCTCGAAGACGGCCAGTACGGGACGGAGATCGAACTGCACGGCTCCGAGGAGTGGCGAGAGGTCGAGGTCGGGTTCAACCGCCTGAGCGAGGCCATCGCCGCGTCGCGGGCCGAGCAGATGGCGCGCCAGCGCGAACTCCAGCGCGAGCGCGACCGGTTCGAGGCGCTGTTCCAGGGCGTTCCGGAACCGGTCGTCGACGTCGAGATCACCGACGAGTCGACGATCCTGCGCGACGCCAACGAGGCATTCGAGACGACGTTCGGCCACGCTGTCGAGGCCGTCGCGGGCGAGGACATCAACGACCTCATCGTTCCCGACGACGCGGGGGCGGCCGACGAGGCCGAAACGATCGACGGGGAGGCGGCCGCGGGCGAACAGATCACCCGTCAGGTCCGACGAGAGGCGCGCGACGGGGTCCGAGAGTTCCTCTTTCGGTCCGCGCCGATCGACGCCGAGGGCGACGTCTCGCGACAGTTCGGCGTCTACGTCGACATCACCGACAGGAACGCGTACGAGGACCGCCTGCGCGAGCAGCGCGACAACCTCGACACGCTGAATCAGGTCCTCAGACACGACATCCGAAACGACCTCCAGTTGGTCACCGCCTACGCGGACCTGCTCGCGGAGCTCTGCGAGCAGCGAGACGGCGAGAGCGACGGCGAGGAACGGGCGTATCTCGAAAAGATCAGCGACAGCGCGGCGCACGCGGTCGAACTCACGGAGACGGCACGGAACATGGCGGACGTGATGCTCACCGACGAGACCGAGCGCAGGCCGATGCGCCTCCGGACGGCGTTGGAGAGCGAACTCGAGGGAATCAGATCGGAGGTCGATGCCCTGATCGTCACCGACGGGACGATCCCGGACGTGACCGTCTCCGCCAACGAGATCCTCGGCTCGGTCTTCCGGAACCTCCTGACGAACGCCGTCCAGCACAACGACGAGGACGTCCCGGAGGTGCGGGTCTCGGCGACGGTCGACGAGGCTTCCGGCGTCGTTCGGGTCCGCGTCGCCGACAACGGCCCCGGGATCCCCGATGACCGGAAGGAGCAGATCTTCGGGAAGGGCGAGAAGGGACTGCAGAGCGGCGGCACGGGCCTCGGGCTCTACCTCGTCCAGACGCTCGTCGACACCTACGGCGGCGACGTCTGGGTCGAAGACAGAGCGGGCGAAGACGACCCGAACGGCGCCGACGACGCTCCGGGCGGCGCGGTGTTCGTCGTGGAACTGCCGCTGGCGGAGTGA
- a CDS encoding MgtC/SapB family protein, with the protein MFDPLTAPLSEVVLRLLVATSLGALIGLEREQSESAGRFAGSRTFPLFALYGALTFAFFGGTLLAALGVLVVPLTVAYAARVWTDGDLGLTTLTSALLTAILGAMTMHSDRAATLAVVVGGAVTVLLSVKDPLHEFADRIDASEQLASAKFILIVLVVLPSLPDRSMDALYGLNPRFVWLMVVFVTGLGFVAYVLGSVLGAERGIALTGVVGGFVSSTATTVSMAGKTAQNETLYRICAFAVVTASIVMFPRALVEVSVVNPDLLPAVALPLGVMTAVGAVSAALLYWRTAADESIETEEMKNPFRLRPALVFGAVFAVVLLVSEYANQWFGASGVYATAFFSGLADVDAMTITLSRLAAQGTVSTEVATTGIVIAAIANTLVKAGLALFLGTYRLGRLVSIVLGVVVLSGVAMLVVPV; encoded by the coding sequence ATGTTCGACCCACTCACCGCTCCCCTGTCGGAAGTCGTCCTGCGACTCCTCGTCGCGACCAGCCTCGGCGCGCTCATCGGACTGGAACGCGAACAGAGCGAGTCGGCCGGGCGGTTCGCCGGCAGTCGGACGTTCCCGCTGTTCGCGCTGTACGGGGCGCTGACGTTCGCGTTCTTCGGCGGGACGCTACTCGCTGCGCTCGGCGTCCTCGTCGTTCCGCTGACGGTCGCATACGCCGCGAGAGTCTGGACTGACGGTGACCTCGGGCTCACGACGCTCACCTCGGCGCTCCTCACGGCGATCTTGGGGGCGATGACGATGCACTCCGACCGGGCGGCGACGCTCGCGGTCGTCGTCGGCGGCGCCGTCACTGTCCTCCTCTCGGTGAAGGACCCGCTCCACGAGTTCGCCGACCGGATCGACGCGAGCGAGCAACTGGCCTCGGCGAAGTTCATCCTCATCGTGCTCGTCGTGCTGCCCTCGCTCCCGGACCGCTCGATGGACGCCCTCTACGGCCTCAACCCGCGGTTCGTCTGGCTGATGGTCGTCTTCGTCACCGGCCTCGGGTTCGTCGCCTACGTGCTGGGAAGCGTCCTCGGCGCCGAGCGCGGCATCGCGCTCACGGGCGTCGTCGGCGGCTTCGTCTCATCGACGGCGACGACGGTGTCGATGGCGGGCAAGACCGCCCAGAACGAGACGCTGTATCGGATCTGCGCGTTCGCGGTGGTCACCGCGTCGATCGTGATGTTCCCCCGGGCGCTCGTCGAGGTTTCGGTGGTCAACCCGGACCTCCTGCCCGCGGTCGCGCTCCCGCTCGGCGTGATGACCGCCGTCGGAGCCGTCTCGGCGGCCCTGCTCTACTGGCGGACGGCGGCCGACGAGTCGATCGAGACCGAGGAGATGAAGAACCCGTTCCGGCTGCGGCCGGCGCTCGTCTTCGGCGCGGTCTTCGCCGTCGTCCTCCTGGTCTCGGAGTACGCCAACCAGTGGTTCGGCGCCTCGGGCGTGTACGCGACCGCCTTCTTCTCCGGGCTGGCGGACGTCGACGCGATGACGATCACGCTGAGCAGACTCGCGGCGCAGGGCACCGTCTCGACGGAGGTCGCGACCACCGGAATCGTCATCGCCGCGATCGCGAACACCCTGGTTAAGGCCGGGTTAGCGCTGTTTCTCGGGACCTATCGACTCGGCCGTCTCGTCTCGATCGTGCTGGGCGTCGTCGTCCTGAGCGGGGTGGCGATGCTCGTGGTTCCGGTGTGA
- a CDS encoding rhomboid family intramembrane serine protease: MRPVSVANLMTPFANGLGSIVAQHRSLSAPVTDLLSVAVCGVYAIQAAQAVFWGVPSVFEATNYVYLRAPWLAWPLSPLLHGGLAHVVPNVITLFLFGRVAESHLPFGRFATMASAAAVGSIVALAGWSVAFGSGSNVAVYGISGVVFAAGGFALVHLPRHERVTDLELLAVLFGLCAVALVAVESFVALVSLSPANVNVGHAVGLLVGLGTAAVARDCPDSLRRDGSVSDADESPRDRDAAVPEES, from the coding sequence ATGCGGCCCGTCTCGGTGGCGAACCTGATGACGCCGTTCGCGAACGGTCTGGGCTCGATCGTCGCCCAACACCGGTCGCTGTCGGCGCCGGTCACGGACCTCCTCTCCGTCGCGGTGTGTGGTGTCTACGCGATTCAGGCCGCACAGGCCGTTTTCTGGGGCGTTCCGTCGGTATTCGAGGCCACCAACTACGTGTACCTCCGCGCGCCGTGGCTCGCGTGGCCGCTGTCGCCGCTGCTTCACGGCGGGCTCGCACACGTCGTCCCCAACGTGATCACGCTGTTCCTGTTCGGTCGAGTCGCCGAGTCGCACCTCCCGTTCGGTCGGTTTGCGACGATGGCGTCCGCCGCCGCCGTCGGGTCGATCGTCGCCCTCGCCGGCTGGAGCGTCGCCTTCGGATCGGGGTCGAACGTCGCCGTGTACGGCATCAGCGGCGTCGTCTTCGCCGCCGGCGGGTTCGCACTCGTCCACCTCCCGCGCCACGAGCGCGTGACCGACCTCGAACTGCTGGCCGTCCTGTTCGGTCTCTGCGCCGTCGCGCTCGTCGCCGTCGAATCGTTCGTCGCGCTCGTCTCGCTGTCGCCCGCGAACGTGAACGTCGGACACGCCGTGGGCCTGCTCGTCGGCCTCGGAACCGCGGCGGTCGCGCGTGACTGCCCTGATTCACTCCGCCGCGACGGCTCGGTCTCCGACGCTGACGAGAGCCCGAGAGACCGCGACGCGGCGGTCCCGGAGGAAAGCTAG
- a CDS encoding NOG1 family protein — translation MIFESLPTTPRSEELLDKAFSRAARAGRAKSGLEAQQSMLQTASSILSDNLENVVTQWPDFGTVDPFYYELADAIVDVDELRQSLSRVTWTSRQIGELRREYQPKLRKTDADTARKHRKQAFARMADLVEDVADDLERIGEARDALKTLPDIRPDEPAIVVAGYPNVGKSSFVNEVTRATNEIARYPFTTKGVHVGHFERDRIRYQIIDTPGLLDRPEAERNDIERQAVSAIEHLADAVVFVVDASEACGYPLAAQLELRESVAERFRERDVPVLTVNNKSDRSRDVEADLHMSVEGGEGVDAVLDAAVEAVDWTPDIPPSRQE, via the coding sequence ATGATTTTCGAGTCCCTCCCGACGACGCCCCGGTCGGAGGAACTTCTCGACAAGGCGTTCTCCCGGGCGGCCCGCGCGGGGCGCGCGAAGTCCGGCCTGGAGGCCCAGCAGTCGATGCTTCAGACCGCTTCGTCGATCCTCTCGGACAACCTCGAGAACGTCGTCACGCAGTGGCCCGACTTCGGCACGGTCGACCCCTTCTACTACGAACTCGCCGACGCCATCGTCGACGTCGACGAACTCAGACAGAGCCTCTCGCGGGTCACGTGGACGAGTCGACAGATCGGCGAACTCCGGCGGGAGTACCAGCCGAAGCTCCGGAAGACCGACGCCGACACGGCGAGGAAGCACCGGAAACAGGCGTTCGCGCGGATGGCCGACCTCGTCGAGGACGTCGCCGACGACCTCGAACGGATCGGCGAGGCCCGCGACGCGCTGAAGACGCTCCCGGACATCCGCCCGGACGAACCGGCCATCGTCGTCGCCGGCTATCCGAACGTCGGGAAGTCCTCGTTCGTCAACGAAGTCACCCGCGCGACGAACGAGATCGCCCGCTATCCCTTCACGACGAAGGGCGTCCACGTCGGACACTTCGAACGGGATCGCATCCGGTATCAGATCATCGACACGCCGGGGCTGCTCGACCGGCCGGAGGCGGAGCGCAACGACATCGAGCGGCAGGCGGTGAGCGCGATCGAACACCTCGCGGACGCGGTCGTCTTCGTCGTCGACGCGAGCGAGGCCTGCGGCTACCCGCTGGCGGCGCAGCTGGAACTCCGCGAGTCGGTCGCCGAACGGTTCCGCGAGCGCGACGTCCCCGTGCTCACGGTGAACAACAAGAGCGACCGCTCGCGCGACGTCGAGGCGGACCTGCATATGAGCGTCGAGGGCGGCGAGGGCGTCGACGCGGTCCTCGACGCGGCGGTCGAGGCGGTCGACTGGACGCCCGACATCCCGCCGTCGCGCCAGGAGTAG
- a CDS encoding DUF7385 family protein, whose protein sequence is MEDSEYDELTTSLTPHESAGGVTTYRNTVSIACPACGDPFDDLVICEDEYNSLELSMLLDICVTTHEDEVLLFTHKQ, encoded by the coding sequence ATGGAGGACAGCGAGTACGACGAACTCACCACGTCGCTGACGCCGCACGAGTCGGCCGGCGGGGTGACGACGTACCGGAACACCGTGAGCATCGCCTGTCCCGCGTGCGGTGACCCGTTCGACGACCTGGTCATCTGCGAGGACGAGTACAACAGCTTAGAACTCAGTATGCTGCTCGACATCTGCGTGACGACCCACGAGGACGAGGTCCTGCTGTTCACGCACAAGCAGTGA
- a CDS encoding ribonuclease catalytic domain-containing protein, which yields MSNDAQSQAGTAEGQGPVEISIDVARQLQEKREELFAEFEIRDEFPPAVRSEAKSRTEGIQEEIEEELEHREDLRELTTWTTDPVDAQDFDDALSIRENEETYTLWVHIADVTHYVHPDSKMWEEAVERGNTVYLPGYTIHMLPPTLAETVCSLVPEEDRLAHTVEMEIKKDTLSFEEVDIYKSVVHSNERLTYTQCENRLDDPDAPLHEENVLVYELADQLHEQRKEDGSLVLNPSRDRAHTIIEECMLKANKAVTHELMWNRGVEAMYRVHPQPTPDQWDEALREITELDGVNISGANWEDPRKAVNDALENSEKRALNKIQRAVLKVMPRAKYMNDPFGGHYALNFDIYGHFTSPIRRLSDLINHWIVHENDVPEDLVELCDRASERQKDGETAERLYKQFLEEVHLDPHAVNNRGVVTVDDDGNVVNEKGLPPEEIDLRD from the coding sequence ATGTCGAACGACGCGCAGTCACAGGCCGGGACGGCCGAGGGGCAGGGCCCCGTCGAGATCTCTATCGACGTCGCCCGGCAGTTACAGGAGAAGCGCGAGGAACTCTTCGCGGAGTTCGAGATCCGCGACGAGTTCCCGCCCGCGGTCCGCTCGGAGGCGAAGTCGCGGACGGAGGGCATCCAAGAGGAGATCGAAGAGGAACTCGAACACAGAGAGGACCTCCGCGAGTTGACGACGTGGACGACCGACCCCGTCGACGCCCAGGACTTCGACGACGCCCTGAGCATCCGCGAGAACGAGGAGACGTACACGCTGTGGGTCCACATCGCCGACGTGACCCACTACGTCCACCCCGACTCGAAGATGTGGGAAGAGGCCGTCGAGCGCGGCAACACGGTCTACCTCCCGGGCTATACGATCCACATGCTCCCGCCGACGCTCGCGGAGACGGTCTGCTCGCTGGTGCCCGAGGAGGACCGCCTGGCGCACACGGTAGAGATGGAGATCAAGAAGGACACGCTGTCGTTCGAGGAGGTCGACATCTACAAGTCGGTCGTCCACTCGAACGAGCGGCTGACCTACACGCAGTGTGAGAACCGCCTCGACGACCCCGACGCTCCGCTACACGAGGAGAACGTCCTCGTCTACGAACTCGCCGATCAGCTGCACGAGCAACGGAAGGAGGACGGCTCGCTCGTGTTGAACCCGAGTCGGGACCGCGCGCACACGATCATCGAGGAGTGTATGCTGAAGGCGAACAAGGCCGTCACGCACGAGCTGATGTGGAACCGCGGCGTCGAGGCGATGTACCGCGTCCACCCGCAGCCGACCCCCGACCAGTGGGACGAGGCGCTGCGGGAGATCACCGAACTCGACGGCGTCAACATCTCCGGGGCCAACTGGGAGGACCCCCGGAAGGCCGTCAACGACGCCTTGGAGAACTCCGAGAAGCGAGCGCTCAACAAGATCCAGCGCGCGGTGCTGAAGGTGATGCCGCGGGCGAAGTACATGAACGACCCCTTCGGCGGGCACTACGCGCTGAACTTCGACATCTACGGCCACTTCACCTCGCCGATCCGCCGGCTCTCCGATCTGATCAACCACTGGATCGTCCACGAGAACGACGTCCCCGAGGACCTCGTCGAACTGTGCGACCGCGCCTCCGAGCGCCAGAAGGACGGCGAGACCGCCGAACGCCTCTACAAGCAGTTCTTAGAGGAGGTCCACCTCGATCCCCACGCGGTGAACAACCGCGGGGTCGTCACCGTCGACGACGACGGAAACGTCGTCAACGAGAAGGGACTGCCGCCCGAGGAGATCGACCTGCGGGACTGA